A region from the Arachis ipaensis cultivar K30076 chromosome B01, Araip1.1, whole genome shotgun sequence genome encodes:
- the LOC107638982 gene encoding uncharacterized protein LOC107638982 isoform X2 has protein sequence MAVTHADLEPNTGKTCLMSSKTGVFLVLVTILLGLSSFTLCLIAEATRSQVTWMNTTPLVCAACAFVVLAMAMVMEHTYLLITVSKSSPTLLHLDPESPSANSLASHAGFFFITTWICFAIGEILLLAGVSVESGHLKNWSKPRHTCHVIRRGLFSCAAVFALTTVSLASALYLTAVRAQRLSRQLEQHSRTQVLHSSEPIVVFHDHANASPSPPQPTKDTTLFSVYKL, from the exons ATGGCAGTTACACATGCTGATCTCGAACCAAACACAGGGAAGACATGTTTGATGAGCAGCAAAACTGGTGTGTTCCTCGTACTTGTCACAATCCTATTGGGACTCTCCTCCTTCACTCTCTGCCTCATAGCAGAAGCCACACGTTCTCAG GTGACATGGATGAACAC AACGCCATTGGTATGTGCTGCTTGTGCTTTTGTTGTGCTAGCAATGGCCATGGTTATGGAGCATACTTATCTCTTAATCACAGTTAGTAAATCATCGCCAACCTTACTTCACTTGGATCCTGAATCCCCTTCTGCCAACTCCTTAGCCTCCCATGCTGGATTTTTCTTCATCACTACCTG GATATGTTTTGCGATTGGGGAGATTCTGCTGCTAGCAGGAGTGAGTGTAGAATCAGGGCATCTGAAGAATTGGTCAAAGCCAAGACACACATGCCACGTCATCAGAAGAGGCTTGTTCTCTTGTGCTGCTGTCTTTGCTTTGACCACGGTTTCATTAGCTTCTGCCTTATACCTCACAGCAGTTCGTGCCCAAAGGTTGTCACGCCAACTAGAACAACATTCTAGAACCCAAGTTCTTCACTCATCTGAACCCATTGTAGTATTCCATGACCATGCCAATGCTTCTCCTTCTCCACCTCAACCAACGAAAGACACTACACTATTTTCCGTCTACAAATTATAG
- the LOC107638982 gene encoding uncharacterized protein LOC107638982 isoform X1: MAVTHADLEPNTGKTCLMSSKTGVFLVLVTILLGLSSFTLCLIAEATRSQVTWMNTRKTECVYRSSGKTPLVCAACAFVVLAMAMVMEHTYLLITVSKSSPTLLHLDPESPSANSLASHAGFFFITTWICFAIGEILLLAGVSVESGHLKNWSKPRHTCHVIRRGLFSCAAVFALTTVSLASALYLTAVRAQRLSRQLEQHSRTQVLHSSEPIVVFHDHANASPSPPQPTKDTTLFSVYKL, encoded by the exons ATGGCAGTTACACATGCTGATCTCGAACCAAACACAGGGAAGACATGTTTGATGAGCAGCAAAACTGGTGTGTTCCTCGTACTTGTCACAATCCTATTGGGACTCTCCTCCTTCACTCTCTGCCTCATAGCAGAAGCCACACGTTCTCAG GTGACATGGATGAACACAAGAAAAACAGAATGTGTATACAGAAGTAGCGGGAAAACGCCATTGGTATGTGCTGCTTGTGCTTTTGTTGTGCTAGCAATGGCCATGGTTATGGAGCATACTTATCTCTTAATCACAGTTAGTAAATCATCGCCAACCTTACTTCACTTGGATCCTGAATCCCCTTCTGCCAACTCCTTAGCCTCCCATGCTGGATTTTTCTTCATCACTACCTG GATATGTTTTGCGATTGGGGAGATTCTGCTGCTAGCAGGAGTGAGTGTAGAATCAGGGCATCTGAAGAATTGGTCAAAGCCAAGACACACATGCCACGTCATCAGAAGAGGCTTGTTCTCTTGTGCTGCTGTCTTTGCTTTGACCACGGTTTCATTAGCTTCTGCCTTATACCTCACAGCAGTTCGTGCCCAAAGGTTGTCACGCCAACTAGAACAACATTCTAGAACCCAAGTTCTTCACTCATCTGAACCCATTGTAGTATTCCATGACCATGCCAATGCTTCTCCTTCTCCACCTCAACCAACGAAAGACACTACACTATTTTCCGTCTACAAATTATAG